Proteins encoded by one window of Streptomyces sp. ALI-76-A:
- a CDS encoding class I SAM-dependent methyltransferase, with protein MRAFLTSKAARRALRPVADLIDQRIERHVRRALESAPAARTTPGAGVSPDAALHQELKTLRNRQRPLELFFDGTGRGASRLPSAPHLNRTIAELAQVTGDRDGAERNVAQAFRLLIAMEALGVGRIAGGTMNIVGKLSAVPLLDPPNDEVLEIGTLYGMFGAALIRMLERAGRDPKLTIVDPLAGTQLQPGATMGDDASGTPVQGAAVRVNLALAGAAGAAARIQQGFSEDPEVRALVSDRSYGVVIVDGDHSAAGVAADLEWAERIVAPGGIVVLDDFGHPKWPGIKEAFDKHMATDTRFAYLGQVAHSGYLRASA; from the coding sequence ATGCGAGCGTTCCTCACCAGCAAGGCCGCCCGGCGCGCTCTGCGTCCGGTGGCCGACCTCATCGACCAGCGCATCGAGCGCCATGTCCGTCGCGCCCTGGAGAGCGCCCCGGCGGCCCGGACCACCCCGGGCGCCGGAGTCTCTCCCGACGCCGCGCTGCACCAGGAACTGAAGACGCTGCGCAACCGCCAGCGCCCCCTGGAGCTGTTCTTCGACGGCACCGGGCGCGGCGCGTCCCGGCTGCCGTCCGCGCCCCACCTCAACCGCACCATCGCCGAGCTGGCACAGGTCACCGGTGACCGGGACGGCGCCGAGCGCAACGTCGCCCAGGCGTTCCGGCTGCTCATCGCGATGGAGGCGCTCGGGGTCGGCCGGATCGCCGGCGGCACCATGAACATCGTCGGCAAGCTGTCCGCCGTACCGCTGCTCGACCCGCCGAACGACGAGGTCCTGGAGATCGGCACCCTCTACGGGATGTTCGGCGCGGCCCTGATCCGGATGCTGGAGCGGGCCGGACGGGACCCGAAGCTGACGATCGTCGATCCGCTCGCGGGCACCCAGCTCCAGCCCGGCGCCACCATGGGCGACGACGCCTCGGGCACCCCCGTGCAGGGGGCCGCGGTGCGCGTCAACCTGGCCCTGGCGGGCGCGGCCGGCGCGGCGGCCCGGATCCAGCAGGGCTTCTCCGAGGACCCGGAGGTGCGCGCCCTGGTGTCCGACCGTTCCTACGGTGTGGTCATCGTGGACGGCGACCACTCCGCCGCCGGGGTCGCCGCGGACCTGGAGTGGGCGGAGCGGATCGTCGCGCCCGGCGGGATCGTCGTCCTGGACGACTTCGGGCACCCCAAGTGGCCCGGCATCAAGGAGGCGTTCGACAAGCACATGGCCACGGACACCCGGTTCGCCTACCTCGGTCAGGTGGCGCACTCCGGGTATCTGCGGGCCTCGGCCTGA